From the genome of Rhodothermales bacterium, one region includes:
- a CDS encoding family 4C encapsulin nanocompartment shell protein, with amino-acid sequence MTVTETTATAEGVLAFIDESVRALQQDGLEPRTILVGPDAYDLLRHAIARQFNRSPGLFETYQYLDVVLDPFRGDAVCVVPAPRELADGVRPVRI; translated from the coding sequence ATGACCGTCACCGAAACCACCGCCACCGCCGAGGGCGTGCTCGCGTTCATCGACGAGAGCGTGCGGGCGTTGCAGCAGGACGGGCTGGAGCCGCGCACGATCCTCGTCGGCCCCGATGCCTACGACCTCCTCCGCCACGCCATCGCCCGCCAGTTCAACCGCTCGCCCGGCCTGTTCGAGACGTACCAGTACCTCGACGTCGTGCTGGACCCGTTCCGCGGCGACGCCGTTTGCGTGGTGCCGGCCCCGCGCGAGCTCGCCGACGGCG